The following are encoded in a window of uncultured Sphaerochaeta sp. genomic DNA:
- a CDS encoding thiamine ABC transporter substrate binding subunit: MKKHQFVCVLVAILSLFIPLAAQGVQEQQELVVYAYDSFSGDWGPGPVLVDMFEEETGIKVNLVSSGDGMEMMNKLISEANNPWADVVVGISDDMASKIYEAGLLEPYKSKVLADIPDFLHFDPTYQLIPFDYGNFAFVVDTEAMDNDMVPTSLASLTDPIYKDKVILIDPRTSSVGLGLLLWTIEVFGEEGYLTWWETMKDQALTITDGWSSAYGLFTEGEAPLVLSYTTSPVYHVTYEDTTRYQVAIFEEGHSTTIEGVGLLASSKKKDEARQFIDFILTKGQLTIAMANSMYPVNSKTELPDAFDYAPKPEKNLSMDSKTLAKNLDRWLTEWTQVMSK; encoded by the coding sequence ATGAAAAAGCATCAGTTCGTCTGTGTATTGGTTGCCATCCTTTCACTTTTTATTCCGCTTGCGGCTCAAGGTGTGCAAGAACAGCAGGAGCTTGTAGTCTATGCCTATGACTCCTTCAGTGGAGATTGGGGTCCTGGCCCTGTCTTGGTCGATATGTTCGAGGAAGAGACCGGTATCAAGGTAAACTTGGTAAGCTCAGGAGATGGCATGGAGATGATGAACAAACTCATCTCAGAGGCTAACAACCCATGGGCAGATGTCGTGGTGGGTATCAGTGACGATATGGCCTCAAAAATCTATGAGGCAGGGTTGTTGGAACCTTACAAGAGCAAGGTACTTGCTGACATTCCTGACTTCCTGCATTTTGATCCTACCTATCAGCTGATCCCCTTTGACTACGGAAACTTTGCATTTGTAGTGGATACCGAGGCCATGGACAATGATATGGTCCCAACTTCCCTCGCCAGTCTGACTGATCCAATCTACAAGGATAAGGTTATCCTGATCGATCCCAGGACCAGTTCCGTTGGCCTTGGCTTGCTGCTCTGGACAATTGAGGTCTTTGGGGAAGAGGGATACCTCACCTGGTGGGAGACCATGAAAGACCAGGCACTTACCATCACCGATGGATGGTCCAGCGCCTATGGTCTGTTCACTGAGGGAGAAGCCCCCTTGGTTCTCAGTTATACCACCAGTCCTGTGTACCATGTCACTTACGAGGATACCACCCGCTACCAGGTAGCAATCTTCGAAGAAGGGCATAGTACAACCATCGAAGGAGTTGGCTTGCTTGCTTCCAGCAAGAAAAAGGACGAGGCCAGGCAGTTCATTGACTTTATCCTGACCAAAGGACAATTGACCATCGCCATGGCAAATTCAATGTACCCGGTCAACAGCAAGACTGAACTCCCTGATGCCTTCGATTACGCCCCAAAACCGGAAAAGAACCTCTCCATGGATAGCAAAACTCTTGCAAAAAACCTGGATAGGTGGCTTACTGAATGGACACAGGTAATGAGTAAATGA